A genomic region of Ictidomys tridecemlineatus isolate mIctTri1 chromosome 10, mIctTri1.hap1, whole genome shotgun sequence contains the following coding sequences:
- the Kiaa1614 gene encoding uncharacterized protein KIAA1614 homolog isoform X7, whose translation MEGMEEAAARPASGSPQGSNTGSRMANAMQVTSAVERNGPEPQPDNGPLLRPWPNSREDRTPSLMAPKPPSTWRVRVQGPSVLESKVRALKEKMTASKQGASSCPTSHEQSSLKKPKCRRVKAGGIQAPPEGCSLPEGMVASHAQNPSNEPLDSSVSEGEPSRNGGSRPPWSPALGLECWNGQSPWSPEASWMLPEGEKGLPPEPGSLQESLSHGITPGRLGGPGPWKVTHMPSLKKGRPCALQDGLVEVGDLDSTPLTSEENFVPRAALLPGLWRPGDLEALGTGGSVLSLSDRVERNRLLLQEMLKVSGQSPPKVETPAWTPSWDTAAPERPSGDVDRDSGISLQDSDQNRTFGPKPEPMLSARHEEAKHLLHRARMKARTQPLRANHDIVPTIAQGSRDGQRGPAPDPRMTLACRDSLQNGNVSDSSSGESSSGQWPKQGTSPSHVRFQDETAREAESRYLERLQQRQRQVLSTVLPASGQGPLRSKPHVTHYINRDMGEGTFPRPLGGLDRRGLLAPPAPWGSEGKCRACGHCLQDGRPAEGKVPPSPGVAQGLQAACGVEGVMLEPHTSCGPSSPLQLFPAEPGLHSEWVRETHIGDTTVCPEEGDSALDSTDTSDSCRTDSEEPGTSQPRRTGGRPRGSSRRQQGSRPQGGHRWSKKAEVESSWAPEAQDGVHDAEEGDEVKEGRGQTPDGTLREDAVPKPPALEPERSSLGSEKQPEQELKSHWDPVDSWAPCRTAYVTTSSTKLGPSGPGRPDQVIEGHESPEIVCTSSLQQSHAEPSAHRPARQPAASLSPEGWVPTPPTSRKTTSPGPHRKAALARPGSPPVRHPLLALSTNNCNNCSPLGLQEPWGAAIHHGRADRGPCGQEPDLPLESSGDGGLQGSLRLADTVVNSMGITLSLASEELESSQDLEEGLQRTESSSGGHMPPGASPEASAGPRVPPAAASGANKKRSSGLASTLGLKKLLSVLGQTSQPKLSKSRSYSVEQLQPAVPSPASHSSTSKVKRAPSLQSLRLVSPSHQHRKASSFQNLHSLLSGKGDRSSLYLVEGPGDSSAGGRLAKAPPRRALSVEDVGAPSLPRTVGRVVEVFPDGTSQLQLQRSSEGTFGFCVASGDGRRDSEREGVFGEQNPRQGPAGSAFSCQCAHGLYVQEMADLDTAKLYSGLLGVGDEILEVNGAKVAGLGLAHVQELLAHSESLSLRVLRQRPVPR comes from the exons AGGGTCCAACACAGGAAGCAGAATGGCCAACGCCATGCAGGTGACCTCGGCTGTGGAGAGAAATGGTCCTGAGCCACAACCAGACAATGGACCTCTCCTGAGACCCTGGCCTAACTCTCGGGAAGACAGAACACCCAGCCTGATGGCCCCCAAGCCTCCCAGCACATGGAGGGTGCGGGTCCAAGGCCCCTCTGTGCTGGAGTCCAAGGTGAGGGCTTTGAAGGAGAAGATGACAGCAAGTAAACAAGGGGCCAGCTCCTGCCCCACCTCCCATGAACAGTCATCCCTCAAAAAACCCAAATGCCGACGAGTCAAAGCTGGAGGAATTCAGGCCCCACCAGAGGGCTGTTCCCTACCAGAGGGCATGGTGGCCTCTCATGCTCAGAACCCATCCAATGAGCCCCTGGACAGCAGTGTCAGTGAGGGGGAACCTTCCAGAAATGGGGGCTCCAGGCCTCCCTGGTCACCTGCCCTTGGGCTTGAGTGCTGGAATGGGCAGAGCCCGTGGTCTCCAGAAGCATCATGGATGTTGCCTGAAGGTGAGAAGGGTCTGCCACCAGAGCCTGGCTCTTTGCAAGAGAGCCTCTCCCATGGAATTACTCCTGGCCGCCTGGGGGGGCCTGGTCCTTGGAAAGTCACCCACATGCCCAGCCTGAAGAAAGGAAGGCCATGTGCCCTTCAAGATGGTCTGGTCGAAGTGGGAGACTTGGACAGCACTCCTCTGACCTCTGAGGAGAACTTTGTCCCCAGGGCAGCCCTGCTGCCAGGGCTCTGGAGACCTGGAGACCTGGAGGCTCTGGGCACTGGGGGCAGTGTCTTGTCCCTGTCTGACCGAGTCGAAAGGAATCGCCTGCTGCTGCAGGAGATGCTGAAGGTCTCAGGACAGAGCCCTCCCAAGGTGGAGACTCCAGCCTGGACTCCGTCCTGGGATACAGCTGCACCAG AGCGACCCTCGGGGGATGTGGACCGGGACTCGGGTATCTCTCTGCAGGACTCAGACCAGAACAG GACCTTTGGTCCCAAGCCGGAGCCCATGCTGAGCGCCAGGCATGAGGAAGCCAAACATCTGCTGCATCGTGCCCGCATGAAGGCCAGGACCCAGCCCCTCCGTGCCAACCATGACATCGTGCCCACCATTGCTCAGGGCAGCCG AGATGGCCAGAGAGGCCCAGCCCCGGACCCCAGGATGACCTTGGCCTGCAGAGACAGTCTCCAGAATGGGAACGTGAGTGACTCCTCCAGCGGGGAGTCCAGCAGCGGGCAGTGGCCTAAGCAGGGCACGTCCCCTTCGCACGTTCGCTTTCAGGACGAGACTGCCCGTGAGGCTGAGTCCCGCTACCTGGAGCGGCTGCAGCAGCGCCAGCGCCAGGTGCTGAGCACAGTGCTACCGGCCTCGGGCCAGGGGCCACTGCGCTCCAAGCCCCACGTCACCCACTACATTAACCGGGACATGGGCGAGGGCACGTTCCCCAGGCCCCTGGGTGGCCTAGACCGCAGGGGCCTCCTGGCACCCCCAGCGCCATGGGGCAGCGAGGGGAAGTGCAGAGCCTGTGGCCACTGTCTTCAGGATGGACGCCCTGCTGAGGGGAAGGTGCCTCCCAGCCCTGGGGTGGCCCAGGGACTCCAGGCTGCCTGTGGAGTGGAGGGGGTGATGCTGGAGCCCCACACCTCCTGTGGCCCCAGCTCCCCACTCCAGCTCTTCCCTGCTGAGCCAGGGCTTCACTCAGAATGGGTCCGGGAAACACATATTGGAGACACCACCGTGTGCCCTGAGGAAGGGGACTCTGCCCTGGACAGCACGGACACCTCAGACAGCTGCCGGACAGACAGTGAGGAACCTGGGACCTCCCAGCCCAGAAGGACAGGCGGGCGGCCCAGAGGCAGCAGCCGCCGACAGCAGGGCTCCCGGCCTCAAGGAGGCCACAGATGGTCCAAGAAAGCTGAGGTGGAGTCGTCCTGGGCCCCTGAGGCCCAGGATGGGGTTCACGATGCGGAGGAGGGAGATGAGGTGAAGGAAGGCAGAGGACAGACCCCTGATGGGACTCTGAGAGAAGATGCTGTCCCTAAGCCTCCTGCCCTGGAACCTGAGAGGTCTTCCCTCGGGTCCGAGAAACAACCTGAACAAGAACTGAAAAGTCACTGGGACCCTGTGGACTCCTGGGCTCCTTGCAGGACAGCCTATGTCACCACGTCCTCCACAAAGCTTGGGCCCTCGGGGCCAGGCAGACCAGACCAAGTTATAGAAGGCCACGAGTCTCCCGAAATTGTCTGCACTTCCTCCCTGCAGCAGAGCCATGCAGAGCCCTCTGCTCACCGCCCAGCCCGGCAGCCAGCTGCTTCTCTCTCCCCTGAAGGCTGGGTGCCAACACCTCCCACTTCGAGGAAAACCACCTCCCCTGGGCCTCACAGGAAGGCAGCGCTGGCTCGGCCCGGCAGTCCCCCAGTCAGGCACCCACTGTTGGCCCTGTCCACCAACAACTGCAACAACTGTTCCCCCCTGGGGCTGCAGGAGCCCTGGGGAGCAGCTATCCACCACGGCAGGGCAGACAGGGGTCCCTGTGGCCAGGAGCCGGATCTGCCCCTGGAGAGCAGCGGAGACG GAGGACTCCAGGGCTCTCTCCGCTTGGCAGACACCGTCGTCAACTCCATGGGCATTACCCTCTCCCTGGCCTCAGAGGAGCTGGAGTCCAGCCAGGACCTGGAAGAAGGTCTGCAGAGGACAGAGTCCAGTTCTGGAGGGCACATGCCACCTGG AGCATCACCAGAGGCCAGTGCAGGGCCCAGGGTGCCCCCAGCTGCTGCTTCTGGAGCCAACAAGAAAAGGAGCAGCGGCCTGGCCTCCACCCTGGGGCTGAAGAAGCTCCTCTCGGTCCTCGGCCAGACTTCCCAGCCCAAGTTGAGCAAGTCCCGTAGCTACAGCGTGGAGCAGCTGCAGCCCGCTGTGCCTAGCCCAGCTTCCCACAGCAGCACCTCCAAAGTGAAGAGAGCCCCGTCGCTTCAGTCCCTGCGTCTG GTGTCACCCTCCCACCAACATCGGAAAGCTTCCTCCTTTCAGAACCTCCATTCTCTGCTGAGCGGCAAGGGGGACCGGTCCAGCCTGTACCTGGTAGAGGGGCCAGGAGATTCCAGTGCAGGAGGCAG GCTGGCCAAGGCCCCTCCCCGGCGGGCCCTCAGTGTGGAAGACGTGGGTGCCCCCAGCCTGCCTCGCACCGTGGGCCGCGTGGTGGAGGTGTTCCCAGATGGCACGAGCCAGCTGCAGCTGCAGCGCTCCTCAGAGGGCACTTTTGGCTTCTGTGTGGCCTCTGGGGATGGGCGCCGGGACTCAG AAAGAGAAGGTGTATTTGGGGAACAGAACCCCAGACAGGGACCAGCAGGCTCTGCATTCAGCTGTCAATGTGCCCACG GGCTCTACGTGCAGGAGATGGCTGACCTGGACACTGCCAAGCTGTACTCAGGGCTGCTCGGGGTGGGGGATGAGATCCTTGAGGTGAATGGGGCCAAGGTTGCTGGGCTAGGCCTGGCTCACGTCCAGGAGCTTCTGGCCCACTCAGAGAGTTTGTCACTACGTGTCCTGCGGCAGAGGCCTGTCCCACGGTGA
- the Kiaa1614 gene encoding uncharacterized protein KIAA1614 homolog isoform X9 produces the protein MEGMEEAAARPASGSPQGSNTGSRMANAMQVTSAVERNGPEPQPDNGPLLRPWPNSREDRTPSLMAPKPPSTWRVRVQGPSVLESKVRALKEKMTASKQGASSCPTSHEQSSLKKPKCRRVKAGGIQAPPEGCSLPEGMVASHAQNPSNEPLDSSVSEGEPSRNGGSRPPWSPALGLECWNGQSPWSPEASWMLPEGEKGLPPEPGSLQESLSHGITPGRLGGPGPWKVTHMPSLKKGRPCALQDGLVEVGDLDSTPLTSEENFVPRAALLPGLWRPGDLEALGTGGSVLSLSDRVERNRLLLQEMLKVSGQSPPKVETPAWTPSWDTAAPERPSGDVDRDSGISLQDSDQNRTFGPKPEPMLSARHEEAKHLLHRARMKARTQPLRANHDIVPTIAQGSRDGQRGPAPDPRMTLACRDSLQNGNVSDSSSGESSSGQWPKQGTSPSHVRFQDETAREAESRYLERLQQRQRQVLSTVLPASGQGPLRSKPHVTHYINRDMGEGTFPRPLGGLDRRGLLAPPAPWGSEGKCRACGHCLQDGRPAEGKVPPSPGVAQGLQAACGVEGVMLEPHTSCGPSSPLQLFPAEPGLHSEWVRETHIGDTTVCPEEGDSALDSTDTSDSCRTDSEEPGTSQPRRTGGRPRGSSRRQQGSRPQGGHRWSKKAEVESSWAPEAQDGVHDAEEGDEVKEGRGQTPDGTLREDAVPKPPALEPERSSLGSEKQPEQELKSHWDPVDSWAPCRTAYVTTSSTKLGPSGPGRPDQVIEGHESPEIVCTSSLQQSHAEPSAHRPARQPAASLSPEGWVPTPPTSRKTTSPGPHRKAALARPGSPPVRHPLLALSTNNCNNCSPLGLQEPWGAAIHHGRADRGPCGQEPDLPLESSGDGGLQGSLRLADTVVNSMGITLSLASEELESSQDLEEGLQRTESSSGGHMPPGASPEASAGPRVPPAAASGANKKRSSGLASTLGLKKLLSVLGQTSQPKLSKSRSYSVEQLQPAVPSPASHSSTSKVKRAPSLQSLRLVSPSHQHRKASSFQNLHSLLSGKGDRSSLYLVEGPGDSSAGGRLAKAPPRRALSVEDVGAPSLPRTVGRVVEVFPDGTSQLQLQRSSEGTFGFCVASGDGRRDSGLYVQEMADLDTAKLYSGLLGVGDEILEVNGAKVAGLGLAHVQELLAHSESLSLRVLRQRPVPR, from the exons AGGGTCCAACACAGGAAGCAGAATGGCCAACGCCATGCAGGTGACCTCGGCTGTGGAGAGAAATGGTCCTGAGCCACAACCAGACAATGGACCTCTCCTGAGACCCTGGCCTAACTCTCGGGAAGACAGAACACCCAGCCTGATGGCCCCCAAGCCTCCCAGCACATGGAGGGTGCGGGTCCAAGGCCCCTCTGTGCTGGAGTCCAAGGTGAGGGCTTTGAAGGAGAAGATGACAGCAAGTAAACAAGGGGCCAGCTCCTGCCCCACCTCCCATGAACAGTCATCCCTCAAAAAACCCAAATGCCGACGAGTCAAAGCTGGAGGAATTCAGGCCCCACCAGAGGGCTGTTCCCTACCAGAGGGCATGGTGGCCTCTCATGCTCAGAACCCATCCAATGAGCCCCTGGACAGCAGTGTCAGTGAGGGGGAACCTTCCAGAAATGGGGGCTCCAGGCCTCCCTGGTCACCTGCCCTTGGGCTTGAGTGCTGGAATGGGCAGAGCCCGTGGTCTCCAGAAGCATCATGGATGTTGCCTGAAGGTGAGAAGGGTCTGCCACCAGAGCCTGGCTCTTTGCAAGAGAGCCTCTCCCATGGAATTACTCCTGGCCGCCTGGGGGGGCCTGGTCCTTGGAAAGTCACCCACATGCCCAGCCTGAAGAAAGGAAGGCCATGTGCCCTTCAAGATGGTCTGGTCGAAGTGGGAGACTTGGACAGCACTCCTCTGACCTCTGAGGAGAACTTTGTCCCCAGGGCAGCCCTGCTGCCAGGGCTCTGGAGACCTGGAGACCTGGAGGCTCTGGGCACTGGGGGCAGTGTCTTGTCCCTGTCTGACCGAGTCGAAAGGAATCGCCTGCTGCTGCAGGAGATGCTGAAGGTCTCAGGACAGAGCCCTCCCAAGGTGGAGACTCCAGCCTGGACTCCGTCCTGGGATACAGCTGCACCAG AGCGACCCTCGGGGGATGTGGACCGGGACTCGGGTATCTCTCTGCAGGACTCAGACCAGAACAG GACCTTTGGTCCCAAGCCGGAGCCCATGCTGAGCGCCAGGCATGAGGAAGCCAAACATCTGCTGCATCGTGCCCGCATGAAGGCCAGGACCCAGCCCCTCCGTGCCAACCATGACATCGTGCCCACCATTGCTCAGGGCAGCCG AGATGGCCAGAGAGGCCCAGCCCCGGACCCCAGGATGACCTTGGCCTGCAGAGACAGTCTCCAGAATGGGAACGTGAGTGACTCCTCCAGCGGGGAGTCCAGCAGCGGGCAGTGGCCTAAGCAGGGCACGTCCCCTTCGCACGTTCGCTTTCAGGACGAGACTGCCCGTGAGGCTGAGTCCCGCTACCTGGAGCGGCTGCAGCAGCGCCAGCGCCAGGTGCTGAGCACAGTGCTACCGGCCTCGGGCCAGGGGCCACTGCGCTCCAAGCCCCACGTCACCCACTACATTAACCGGGACATGGGCGAGGGCACGTTCCCCAGGCCCCTGGGTGGCCTAGACCGCAGGGGCCTCCTGGCACCCCCAGCGCCATGGGGCAGCGAGGGGAAGTGCAGAGCCTGTGGCCACTGTCTTCAGGATGGACGCCCTGCTGAGGGGAAGGTGCCTCCCAGCCCTGGGGTGGCCCAGGGACTCCAGGCTGCCTGTGGAGTGGAGGGGGTGATGCTGGAGCCCCACACCTCCTGTGGCCCCAGCTCCCCACTCCAGCTCTTCCCTGCTGAGCCAGGGCTTCACTCAGAATGGGTCCGGGAAACACATATTGGAGACACCACCGTGTGCCCTGAGGAAGGGGACTCTGCCCTGGACAGCACGGACACCTCAGACAGCTGCCGGACAGACAGTGAGGAACCTGGGACCTCCCAGCCCAGAAGGACAGGCGGGCGGCCCAGAGGCAGCAGCCGCCGACAGCAGGGCTCCCGGCCTCAAGGAGGCCACAGATGGTCCAAGAAAGCTGAGGTGGAGTCGTCCTGGGCCCCTGAGGCCCAGGATGGGGTTCACGATGCGGAGGAGGGAGATGAGGTGAAGGAAGGCAGAGGACAGACCCCTGATGGGACTCTGAGAGAAGATGCTGTCCCTAAGCCTCCTGCCCTGGAACCTGAGAGGTCTTCCCTCGGGTCCGAGAAACAACCTGAACAAGAACTGAAAAGTCACTGGGACCCTGTGGACTCCTGGGCTCCTTGCAGGACAGCCTATGTCACCACGTCCTCCACAAAGCTTGGGCCCTCGGGGCCAGGCAGACCAGACCAAGTTATAGAAGGCCACGAGTCTCCCGAAATTGTCTGCACTTCCTCCCTGCAGCAGAGCCATGCAGAGCCCTCTGCTCACCGCCCAGCCCGGCAGCCAGCTGCTTCTCTCTCCCCTGAAGGCTGGGTGCCAACACCTCCCACTTCGAGGAAAACCACCTCCCCTGGGCCTCACAGGAAGGCAGCGCTGGCTCGGCCCGGCAGTCCCCCAGTCAGGCACCCACTGTTGGCCCTGTCCACCAACAACTGCAACAACTGTTCCCCCCTGGGGCTGCAGGAGCCCTGGGGAGCAGCTATCCACCACGGCAGGGCAGACAGGGGTCCCTGTGGCCAGGAGCCGGATCTGCCCCTGGAGAGCAGCGGAGACG GAGGACTCCAGGGCTCTCTCCGCTTGGCAGACACCGTCGTCAACTCCATGGGCATTACCCTCTCCCTGGCCTCAGAGGAGCTGGAGTCCAGCCAGGACCTGGAAGAAGGTCTGCAGAGGACAGAGTCCAGTTCTGGAGGGCACATGCCACCTGG AGCATCACCAGAGGCCAGTGCAGGGCCCAGGGTGCCCCCAGCTGCTGCTTCTGGAGCCAACAAGAAAAGGAGCAGCGGCCTGGCCTCCACCCTGGGGCTGAAGAAGCTCCTCTCGGTCCTCGGCCAGACTTCCCAGCCCAAGTTGAGCAAGTCCCGTAGCTACAGCGTGGAGCAGCTGCAGCCCGCTGTGCCTAGCCCAGCTTCCCACAGCAGCACCTCCAAAGTGAAGAGAGCCCCGTCGCTTCAGTCCCTGCGTCTG GTGTCACCCTCCCACCAACATCGGAAAGCTTCCTCCTTTCAGAACCTCCATTCTCTGCTGAGCGGCAAGGGGGACCGGTCCAGCCTGTACCTGGTAGAGGGGCCAGGAGATTCCAGTGCAGGAGGCAG GCTGGCCAAGGCCCCTCCCCGGCGGGCCCTCAGTGTGGAAGACGTGGGTGCCCCCAGCCTGCCTCGCACCGTGGGCCGCGTGGTGGAGGTGTTCCCAGATGGCACGAGCCAGCTGCAGCTGCAGCGCTCCTCAGAGGGCACTTTTGGCTTCTGTGTGGCCTCTGGGGATGGGCGCCGGGACTCAG GGCTCTACGTGCAGGAGATGGCTGACCTGGACACTGCCAAGCTGTACTCAGGGCTGCTCGGGGTGGGGGATGAGATCCTTGAGGTGAATGGGGCCAAGGTTGCTGGGCTAGGCCTGGCTCACGTCCAGGAGCTTCTGGCCCACTCAGAGAGTTTGTCACTACGTGTCCTGCGGCAGAGGCCTGTCCCACGGTGA
- the Kiaa1614 gene encoding uncharacterized protein KIAA1614 homolog isoform X4 — protein MERGSNTGSRMANAMQVTSAVERNGPEPQPDNGPLLRPWPNSREDRTPSLMAPKPPSTWRVRVQGPSVLESKVRALKEKMTASKQGASSCPTSHEQSSLKKPKCRRVKAGGIQAPPEGCSLPEGMVASHAQNPSNEPLDSSVSEGEPSRNGGSRPPWSPALGLECWNGQSPWSPEASWMLPEGEKGLPPEPGSLQESLSHGITPGRLGGPGPWKVTHMPSLKKGRPCALQDGLVEVGDLDSTPLTSEENFVPRAALLPGLWRPGDLEALGTGGSVLSLSDRVERNRLLLQEMLKVSGQSPPKVETPAWTPSWDTAAPERPSGDVDRDSGISLQDSDQNRTFGPKPEPMLSARHEEAKHLLHRARMKARTQPLRANHDIVPTIAQGSRDGQRGPAPDPRMTLACRDSLQNGNVSDSSSGESSSGQWPKQGTSPSHVRFQDETAREAESRYLERLQQRQRQVLSTVLPASGQGPLRSKPHVTHYINRDMGEGTFPRPLGGLDRRGLLAPPAPWGSEGKCRACGHCLQDGRPAEGKVPPSPGVAQGLQAACGVEGVMLEPHTSCGPSSPLQLFPAEPGLHSEWVRETHIGDTTVCPEEGDSALDSTDTSDSCRTDSEEPGTSQPRRTGGRPRGSSRRQQGSRPQGGHRWSKKAEVESSWAPEAQDGVHDAEEGDEVKEGRGQTPDGTLREDAVPKPPALEPERSSLGSEKQPEQELKSHWDPVDSWAPCRTAYVTTSSTKLGPSGPGRPDQVIEGHESPEIVCTSSLQQSHAEPSAHRPARQPAASLSPEGWVPTPPTSRKTTSPGPHRKAALARPGSPPVRHPLLALSTNNCNNCSPLGLQEPWGAAIHHGRADRGPCGQEPDLPLESSGDGGLQGSLRLADTVVNSMGITLSLASEELESSQDLEEGLQRTESSSGGHMPPGASPEASAGPRVPPAAASGANKKRSSGLASTLGLKKLLSVLGQTSQPKLSKSRSYSVEQLQPAVPSPASHSSTSKVKRAPSLQSLRLMCTTPSEHLSFITCAQDKVETALCRRRVSVICLLSPLTTLNPSYTGACYARRPCTSVAAGEEDASRMGIPPTFFHQGRYQVSPSHQHRKASSFQNLHSLLSGKGDRSSLYLVEGPGDSSAGGRLAKAPPRRALSVEDVGAPSLPRTVGRVVEVFPDGTSQLQLQRSSEGTFGFCVASGDGRRDSGLYVQEMADLDTAKLYSGLLGVGDEILEVNGAKVAGLGLAHVQELLAHSESLSLRVLRQRPVPR, from the exons AGGGTCCAACACAGGAAGCAGAATGGCCAACGCCATGCAGGTGACCTCGGCTGTGGAGAGAAATGGTCCTGAGCCACAACCAGACAATGGACCTCTCCTGAGACCCTGGCCTAACTCTCGGGAAGACAGAACACCCAGCCTGATGGCCCCCAAGCCTCCCAGCACATGGAGGGTGCGGGTCCAAGGCCCCTCTGTGCTGGAGTCCAAGGTGAGGGCTTTGAAGGAGAAGATGACAGCAAGTAAACAAGGGGCCAGCTCCTGCCCCACCTCCCATGAACAGTCATCCCTCAAAAAACCCAAATGCCGACGAGTCAAAGCTGGAGGAATTCAGGCCCCACCAGAGGGCTGTTCCCTACCAGAGGGCATGGTGGCCTCTCATGCTCAGAACCCATCCAATGAGCCCCTGGACAGCAGTGTCAGTGAGGGGGAACCTTCCAGAAATGGGGGCTCCAGGCCTCCCTGGTCACCTGCCCTTGGGCTTGAGTGCTGGAATGGGCAGAGCCCGTGGTCTCCAGAAGCATCATGGATGTTGCCTGAAGGTGAGAAGGGTCTGCCACCAGAGCCTGGCTCTTTGCAAGAGAGCCTCTCCCATGGAATTACTCCTGGCCGCCTGGGGGGGCCTGGTCCTTGGAAAGTCACCCACATGCCCAGCCTGAAGAAAGGAAGGCCATGTGCCCTTCAAGATGGTCTGGTCGAAGTGGGAGACTTGGACAGCACTCCTCTGACCTCTGAGGAGAACTTTGTCCCCAGGGCAGCCCTGCTGCCAGGGCTCTGGAGACCTGGAGACCTGGAGGCTCTGGGCACTGGGGGCAGTGTCTTGTCCCTGTCTGACCGAGTCGAAAGGAATCGCCTGCTGCTGCAGGAGATGCTGAAGGTCTCAGGACAGAGCCCTCCCAAGGTGGAGACTCCAGCCTGGACTCCGTCCTGGGATACAGCTGCACCAG AGCGACCCTCGGGGGATGTGGACCGGGACTCGGGTATCTCTCTGCAGGACTCAGACCAGAACAG GACCTTTGGTCCCAAGCCGGAGCCCATGCTGAGCGCCAGGCATGAGGAAGCCAAACATCTGCTGCATCGTGCCCGCATGAAGGCCAGGACCCAGCCCCTCCGTGCCAACCATGACATCGTGCCCACCATTGCTCAGGGCAGCCG AGATGGCCAGAGAGGCCCAGCCCCGGACCCCAGGATGACCTTGGCCTGCAGAGACAGTCTCCAGAATGGGAACGTGAGTGACTCCTCCAGCGGGGAGTCCAGCAGCGGGCAGTGGCCTAAGCAGGGCACGTCCCCTTCGCACGTTCGCTTTCAGGACGAGACTGCCCGTGAGGCTGAGTCCCGCTACCTGGAGCGGCTGCAGCAGCGCCAGCGCCAGGTGCTGAGCACAGTGCTACCGGCCTCGGGCCAGGGGCCACTGCGCTCCAAGCCCCACGTCACCCACTACATTAACCGGGACATGGGCGAGGGCACGTTCCCCAGGCCCCTGGGTGGCCTAGACCGCAGGGGCCTCCTGGCACCCCCAGCGCCATGGGGCAGCGAGGGGAAGTGCAGAGCCTGTGGCCACTGTCTTCAGGATGGACGCCCTGCTGAGGGGAAGGTGCCTCCCAGCCCTGGGGTGGCCCAGGGACTCCAGGCTGCCTGTGGAGTGGAGGGGGTGATGCTGGAGCCCCACACCTCCTGTGGCCCCAGCTCCCCACTCCAGCTCTTCCCTGCTGAGCCAGGGCTTCACTCAGAATGGGTCCGGGAAACACATATTGGAGACACCACCGTGTGCCCTGAGGAAGGGGACTCTGCCCTGGACAGCACGGACACCTCAGACAGCTGCCGGACAGACAGTGAGGAACCTGGGACCTCCCAGCCCAGAAGGACAGGCGGGCGGCCCAGAGGCAGCAGCCGCCGACAGCAGGGCTCCCGGCCTCAAGGAGGCCACAGATGGTCCAAGAAAGCTGAGGTGGAGTCGTCCTGGGCCCCTGAGGCCCAGGATGGGGTTCACGATGCGGAGGAGGGAGATGAGGTGAAGGAAGGCAGAGGACAGACCCCTGATGGGACTCTGAGAGAAGATGCTGTCCCTAAGCCTCCTGCCCTGGAACCTGAGAGGTCTTCCCTCGGGTCCGAGAAACAACCTGAACAAGAACTGAAAAGTCACTGGGACCCTGTGGACTCCTGGGCTCCTTGCAGGACAGCCTATGTCACCACGTCCTCCACAAAGCTTGGGCCCTCGGGGCCAGGCAGACCAGACCAAGTTATAGAAGGCCACGAGTCTCCCGAAATTGTCTGCACTTCCTCCCTGCAGCAGAGCCATGCAGAGCCCTCTGCTCACCGCCCAGCCCGGCAGCCAGCTGCTTCTCTCTCCCCTGAAGGCTGGGTGCCAACACCTCCCACTTCGAGGAAAACCACCTCCCCTGGGCCTCACAGGAAGGCAGCGCTGGCTCGGCCCGGCAGTCCCCCAGTCAGGCACCCACTGTTGGCCCTGTCCACCAACAACTGCAACAACTGTTCCCCCCTGGGGCTGCAGGAGCCCTGGGGAGCAGCTATCCACCACGGCAGGGCAGACAGGGGTCCCTGTGGCCAGGAGCCGGATCTGCCCCTGGAGAGCAGCGGAGACG GAGGACTCCAGGGCTCTCTCCGCTTGGCAGACACCGTCGTCAACTCCATGGGCATTACCCTCTCCCTGGCCTCAGAGGAGCTGGAGTCCAGCCAGGACCTGGAAGAAGGTCTGCAGAGGACAGAGTCCAGTTCTGGAGGGCACATGCCACCTGG AGCATCACCAGAGGCCAGTGCAGGGCCCAGGGTGCCCCCAGCTGCTGCTTCTGGAGCCAACAAGAAAAGGAGCAGCGGCCTGGCCTCCACCCTGGGGCTGAAGAAGCTCCTCTCGGTCCTCGGCCAGACTTCCCAGCCCAAGTTGAGCAAGTCCCGTAGCTACAGCGTGGAGCAGCTGCAGCCCGCTGTGCCTAGCCCAGCTTCCCACAGCAGCACCTCCAAAGTGAAGAGAGCCCCGTCGCTTCAGTCCCTGCGTCTG ATGTGCACCACCCCCTCTGAACATCTGTCCTTCATCACTTGTGCCCAAGATAAAGTGGAGACAGCTCTGTGTCGCCGGAGGGTTTCTGTGATCTGTCTGCTTTCGCCTCTTACCACGCTCAACCCCAGTTACACTGGGGCGTGTTATGCTAGACGTCCTTGCACTTCTGTG GCTGCAGGGGAAGAGGATGCCAGCCGAATGGGAATTCCACCCACTTTCTTTCACCAGGGACGGTACCAG GTGTCACCCTCCCACCAACATCGGAAAGCTTCCTCCTTTCAGAACCTCCATTCTCTGCTGAGCGGCAAGGGGGACCGGTCCAGCCTGTACCTGGTAGAGGGGCCAGGAGATTCCAGTGCAGGAGGCAG GCTGGCCAAGGCCCCTCCCCGGCGGGCCCTCAGTGTGGAAGACGTGGGTGCCCCCAGCCTGCCTCGCACCGTGGGCCGCGTGGTGGAGGTGTTCCCAGATGGCACGAGCCAGCTGCAGCTGCAGCGCTCCTCAGAGGGCACTTTTGGCTTCTGTGTGGCCTCTGGGGATGGGCGCCGGGACTCAG GGCTCTACGTGCAGGAGATGGCTGACCTGGACACTGCCAAGCTGTACTCAGGGCTGCTCGGGGTGGGGGATGAGATCCTTGAGGTGAATGGGGCCAAGGTTGCTGGGCTAGGCCTGGCTCACGTCCAGGAGCTTCTGGCCCACTCAGAGAGTTTGTCACTACGTGTCCTGCGGCAGAGGCCTGTCCCACGGTGA